The DNA window GACCGTTGTTGGAAATGAAGTCGCCCCATTAACAGGCTCAGTGATTGTACCAACTGATTGCAGTGAAATACTTGGTCGGTTCTTTTCTTCTTCTTCCTTTTGCTTTTTTTCTTCTTCAGTTGGAGCACAACCCCACAACGTTGTAACAGCCAATAATGCTAGTGCTGTCTTTTGCTTATTTAACTTCATTTCCCTTTACCATTTATCTCTAAACTAAGAATGCACATTATAACAACATTTATACGTAAAATTACTTAAGATATTATAAAATAACAAATAATAATCAAAATAATGACTGCCCCTTATAAAATAAGCCCTCTATTAGATTGTAAAAATATGCATTGTTATATATTCGATAAAGCTAGATGGCGGCGTACTATTTCTAAATGCTAAGTGAATCGCCATGCAATTTACAACATTTTTTATTAAAGATGCCAATCAGTCACTTTCACACAAATAACACCGCAGATCACTATATAAGATCATCATCATCACCTTATACAAAACAACCATCTAAAACAACATAACCACTTGATTTAAATGGATTTAATGTCATTGTCACAACTCTCATTTATTGCTATCGTATACGAACATTTAGAGTAAAGACTCTTTTGGTGCTGTTTGTTGTCACACTAATAAATTCATGCAACATTTTAATTCAACAAGGACATTTCAATGAAAAATTCAATATTTAAAACCAGTTTATTAGTAGCGGCCCTATCCTTAAGTGGTTGCGATGTCACTTTCATTACGCCTGACTGGGTTAAATTTTACGACAACAGTAAAACGGAAGAAACAACAGTAGAATGGTTGTCTGCACAAGTGATCGATAGTGTCGGTAATATAATCCAAGCTGGTGAGACAATTAAAACAGGCAGTGATCGAGTTCAAAACATACTATTAGTAAAATACGGCACATCTGGTAATACAATCTGGACTGTCGAACATGATGTTACTTATGGATTATCACGCAGTGATGAAAATATAACAGCGATGGTTATCGATGATAAAGACAATATATATATCACTGCAACAGTCTATCTGCAAAACAATGCTCTAGGGCCTCGTGCATCACTACTCGCTAAGTTTTCTACCGATGGAAGCATAATTTGGGAACAAATAATCAGTAATGAATATGACGTTCGAGATCTTGAGCTTAAAAATAACAAGCTTTATGTAACAGGGCTAAATACTAAAATCTTTAACACTGACGGTGAACAACAGTTAAATATTGAGCAACCTGAACAGCGAGCTTGGGATATAGCAGTCGATATGGATAAGAATATGTATGTCTCAGGCCGTAAAAGCATTAGTAAATACAATACATCGGGTCAATTAGAATGGATGCAGCTACAAACTGAAGATACATTCGCAGAAGCAGCAACAACAATCCTCACTGACGGTTCTGTTCTTTCTATCATCATGACCAAAGATCGAAATCTACAGATTCAAGCTATTGATATTAACGGACAGTTATTATGGCGTAATAACGTTTATGGTAACCAAGACAGTTATGCGCTACCTGGCCCTGTTATCCTCCAAAAAAATGCGCAAGATGAATTATTTATCGCGTTTTCAGATGCGTCAAATAGAGATCTAATCAAGATGCAAGCGAACGGCGATATTATTTGGCATGTGAGCAATCAGCAAGGTGAAATCAGTGCAATTAACCTTGATGATAACGGGGGTATATTTGTTGTCGGTAATGGTAATAATGAAAAGTATACTGATGATGGAGTATTAATTGCGGTTGCTAACACCGAATATGAAGTACAGCAACGCACAGGTAGTATCGTCCGTAAAGGTAACGACGTTTATGTTGGTTACAGTACTTTCATTAATAATAACTTCGATTTCTATCTTGCTAAATACACTGATAGATAACGTCTTCCCCCCTCCCAAGCTACCCGTAAGATAATAAGTGATGGCATGCTAATAGTCGTTATTTTAACATATCTATTTAGTATTAATCCCGAGGTATTAGCAAGTGTTAGGTTTATAAATTGAAAATTTGCGTCAAGTCTGATTTTCACTGATTAATTGGTATTGAATTAGTGTTGAATCAAGTGATTATCGTAATATGTTGAATAAATACACTATATACTGGCGACTCATTTATATATTGATTTAAGGATAGAATTTTGAAAAAAGGAATTGCAACTAAATTATTACCATTATTAGCAATCATTACACTTACAGGTTGTATGTCTACTGGTCCACACCTAAAAAGCTCCAATAAAGAAGGCATAGCTGGTATGGAAATGCGTGCTCCATATATTAACTATACTAATTATTTTGGTTATGTTGATGATAGCGTAACGCCAGATGGTAAAATTAAAGGTAAACCAGCATATTATTTATATGCATGGGTTCCTGCTGTAATTGACGAAATTGGTGTATCTATGATATCTCCAGCTGAAGCAACTCCAGCTGAAGGCGATTTCGTACAGAGCACATTTGAAGCAAGTCTTCAATCTGCTCCAAATAAGTTTTTTGATACATATATTACACTTGATCGCCTAAACATTGTTGATAAAGCAAAAATCAATAAAGGTGGTAAAGTACTTCAAGCATTAAACTATAATGACGATACTTCAGAATTACCAGCTAACCCAAGTGGTTCTTCTTATAACTCATTGTTACGTCAAGTATCTGAAGTAAGCAGCCCAACTAAAGCACTTGTTCGTGGTGTATACCGTATCTCATTCACTTCATTCCGCTCAGCAATTGAAGGTTCTTTTGAAGCAACTATTGGTACAAATGTTCCAGGTGTTAAAATCGCAGCCTCTTTAGAAGAATTACATGAACTCGTTAACAAAGAAGGTTAATCCTTTTTAATTAACTCGGTAGTCGTCATGATAACCTGAGATAATGTAATTAAACGGCGCCTCTTGCGCCGTTTATATTTTCCTTTATGTAGCGATTCGCAACGATTAAGCACAATGTACACACCCACACAAACTAATAACCTAAACGCTGGTTAAAAGAAAACCACTTTAACTTTATTTCCTTAATAGTCTGTATTCCTGTACAATTCGCACCTTAAATTTTCCGTGTTAATTTATATCCAAGGCTTATATGAATCTTTCAGCTAAAACTGTTGTTGTGATTGCAATTGGTGGTGCTTTATATGGCATCGGCGGGTTACCAATGTTTGGTATACCGGTATTTGCAAATACCACACTTAAACCTGCGATGGCAGTGCTTGCTCTCTTCTCGGTATTATTTGGTCCATTAGTTGGTTTTTTAGTAGGCTTTATTGGTCATTGGGTTACAGATTTATTCTCTGGCTGGGGTGTTTGGTTAACGTGGGTATTAGGCTCAGGTATTGTTGGTCTTATCATCGGCTTATTCCCTAAACTGACAAAAGGTCGTTTAGAAAAAGGTCAATTCTCGATAAAGGATATGGCACTCTTTGTTGTACTTGCCTTAATCGGTAATACTGTCGGCTATGGCGTATCAGCACTACTCGATACCATTCTTTACGCAGAACCATTCAGCAAAGTCATGACACAATTAACAATTATCGCTGCAGGTAATACGATATTAATCGGTATGGTTGGCTACATTCTACTGACTGCATTTGCAAAACGTAAGAAACAAAGCCGTAATCTGACCGAGGGTTAATCAACAATGACTATCGAATTTTCTGACTTCTCTTTTAAATATGCTTCGCAGGATAAAGCGACACTAAAAGGCATAAATCTAAGGATAGAGAAAGGAGAGAAAATCGTCATTATTGGTCCAAGTGGCAGTGGTAAATCAACCCTTGGACAGTGCTTAAACGGTCTGATCCCCCATGCGATAAAAGGTGATATTTCTGGCACCTTAACCATCAATGATACGCAGGTATCAGGGTTACGCATGCAAGATTATAGCGAGACTGTAGGCACAGTATTGCAAGATACCGACAGTCAGTTTGTCGGTTTAAGCATTGGTGAAGATATCGCATTTTCGCTTGAAAACAATATGGTATCTCAAGTCGAAATGCTACCTATCGTGCAAAAGACCGCCGCGATGGTTGACCTTGAGGACTTACTTGACCATTCACCTTATGCATTATCAGGTGGTCAAAAACAACGTGTATCACTTGCTGGTATTTTGGTTGATGATACTGACGTCTTATTATTCGACGAACCCCTTGCCAGCCTTGACCCAAAAACCGGTAAAGTAACTATCGAAATTATCGACCAATTACATCAAGATACTGGCAAAACCGTTATCATTATCGAACATCGCCTTGAAGATGTGCTGCACCGCCATGTCGACCGTGTAATATTAATGGAACGTGGTGAAATCATTGCAGATATGAGTCCTGATGAATTAATTATTTCGCCATTATTACAAGTCCACGGTATTCGTGAACCACTATACATTACTGCGTTAAAAGCGGCAAAGTGTCCGATTTCGATTTCTGATAATCCAGCTTATATCGAAAAGATGGATCTACAGAAATATCAAACCCCATTAACCAATTGGTTTAATGCG is part of the Moritella viscosa genome and encodes:
- a CDS encoding putative lipoprotein; translated protein: MKNSIFKTSLLVAALSLSGCDVTFITPDWVKFYDNSKTEETTVEWLSAQVIDSVGNIIQAGETIKTGSDRVQNILLVKYGTSGNTIWTVEHDVTYGLSRSDENITAMVIDDKDNIYITATVYLQNNALGPRASLLAKFSTDGSIIWEQIISNEYDVRDLELKNNKLYVTGLNTKIFNTDGEQQLNIEQPEQRAWDIAVDMDKNMYVSGRKSISKYNTSGQLEWMQLQTEDTFAEAATTILTDGSVLSIIMTKDRNLQIQAIDINGQLLWRNNVYGNQDSYALPGPVILQKNAQDELFIAFSDASNRDLIKMQANGDIIWHVSNQQGEISAINLDDNGGIFVVGNGNNEKYTDDGVLIAVANTEYEVQQRTGSIVRKGNDVYVGYSTFINNNFDFYLAKYTDR
- a CDS encoding lipoprotein, LipL32, whose product is MKKGIATKLLPLLAIITLTGCMSTGPHLKSSNKEGIAGMEMRAPYINYTNYFGYVDDSVTPDGKIKGKPAYYLYAWVPAVIDEIGVSMISPAEATPAEGDFVQSTFEASLQSAPNKFFDTYITLDRLNIVDKAKINKGGKVLQALNYNDDTSELPANPSGSSYNSLLRQVSEVSSPTKALVRGVYRISFTSFRSAIEGSFEATIGTNVPGVKIAASLEELHELVNKEG
- a CDS encoding membrane protein, whose product is MNLSAKTVVVIAIGGALYGIGGLPMFGIPVFANTTLKPAMAVLALFSVLFGPLVGFLVGFIGHWVTDLFSGWGVWLTWVLGSGIVGLIIGLFPKLTKGRLEKGQFSIKDMALFVVLALIGNTVGYGVSALLDTILYAEPFSKVMTQLTIIAAGNTILIGMVGYILLTAFAKRKKQSRNLTEG
- a CDS encoding ABC transporter ATP-binding protein, which codes for MTIEFSDFSFKYASQDKATLKGINLRIEKGEKIVIIGPSGSGKSTLGQCLNGLIPHAIKGDISGTLTINDTQVSGLRMQDYSETVGTVLQDTDSQFVGLSIGEDIAFSLENNMVSQVEMLPIVQKTAAMVDLEDLLDHSPYALSGGQKQRVSLAGILVDDTDVLLFDEPLASLDPKTGKVTIEIIDQLHQDTGKTVIIIEHRLEDVLHRHVDRVILMERGEIIADMSPDELIISPLLQVHGIREPLYITALKAAKCPISISDNPAYIEKMDLQKYQTPLTNWFNAQAPMVKPQTSEVLLEINDLTYSYTGEKNALEDISFSINRGEFVSILGKNGSGKSTITKLIMGIIAPDTGNIKLNGEDIANLSIFERAQKVGIVMQNPNHMISNHMIFDEIAFGLRNRGHNEAFVETKVLEVLDLCGLSKYRHWPIEALSYGQKKRVTIASILVLEPELLILDEPTAGQDHRNYTSMLSFIQTLNKTLGITVLIISHDMHLVLEYTTRSIVIAESKLIANAPVSQVFSNPKLLDRANLKITSLYTLANAVGIKNTDSFMQQFIKSEVTPS